The following are encoded together in the Clostridium sp. 'White wine YQ' genome:
- a CDS encoding SDR family oxidoreductase, producing the protein MNEETWLGIKGNVVIVTGGASGIGKHIASCLNKVGAQVIVSDLNVETGSGEAGIFNVQCDITQKNSVDNMVRTVVEKYGKIDALVNNAGVNLPRLLVDFKGEKPEYELNEKDFDFMVSVNQKGLFLCTQAVVKEMIKKDKGTIVNISSEAGMEGSAGQSCYSATKGAVNGFTRSWAKELGPHNIRVIGVAPGINEPTGLTSPTYNEALAYTRGVKPEQLSTDYSKVIPLGRAGKLDDIGDLVTYLVSARAAYITGTTVNISGGKSRG; encoded by the coding sequence TGAAGAAACATGGTTAGGTATTAAAGGCAATGTAGTAATTGTTACTGGAGGAGCTTCGGGAATAGGAAAGCATATTGCAAGTTGCCTTAATAAAGTAGGAGCTCAAGTAATAGTTAGTGATTTAAATGTAGAGACTGGATCAGGAGAAGCTGGGATATTTAATGTGCAGTGTGATATCACGCAAAAAAACAGCGTAGATAATATGGTTAGGACTGTGGTAGAAAAGTACGGCAAAATAGATGCACTTGTAAATAATGCAGGAGTTAACTTACCAAGGCTATTAGTGGATTTTAAAGGTGAAAAGCCAGAATATGAATTAAATGAAAAAGATTTTGATTTTATGGTTTCAGTTAATCAAAAAGGATTATTCTTATGTACTCAAGCAGTTGTAAAAGAAATGATAAAGAAAGATAAAGGAACTATAGTAAATATTTCATCTGAGGCAGGTATGGAAGGCTCTGCAGGACAAAGCTGTTATTCAGCAACAAAGGGAGCTGTAAATGGATTTACTAGATCTTGGGCAAAAGAGCTCGGGCCACATAACATTAGAGTAATTGGGGTTGCACCTGGAATTAACGAACCAACAGGGCTTACATCTCCGACATATAATGAGGCATTAGCATATACAAGAGGAGTTAAACCAGAACAATTAAGCACTGATTATAGCAAAGTAATTCCACTTGGAAGAGCAGGAAAACTTGATGATATAGGTGATCTAGTTACTTATTTAGTATCAGCTAGAGCTGCATATATCACAGGTACAACTGTTAATATATCAGGAGGGAAATCAAGAGGATAA
- a CDS encoding ABC-F family ATP-binding cassette domain-containing protein, which produces MINVTNVSLRYGDKKLFEDVNIKFTPGNCYGVIGANGAGKSTFLKILSGEVQPNTGEISIPKDIRMSVLKQDHYQYDNYSVLETVIMGNERLYEIMKEKDEIYAKPDFTDEDGIKASELEGEFAELNGWEAESDASSLLQGLGVPTELHDKQVSELSGGEKVKVLLAQALFGNPGILILDEPTNHLDIKSVNWLEEFLINFEGTVIVVSHDRHFLNKVCTNMADVDFGKIKLYVGNYDFWYESSQLALQMAKDQNKKKEEKIKDLQDFIARFSANASKSKQATSRKKLLDKITLDDIQPSSRRYPFVGFKPEREVGNDILRAEGITKTIDGVKVLDNVSFIVNKEDKIAFVGEEIAITTLFKIIMGEMEPDAGEFKWGVTITKAYFPKDNSDFFNDVDLNLVDWLRQYSDEKSESYLRGFLGRMLFSGDEALKEAKVLSGGEKVRCMLSKMMLTNANVLVLDQPTNHLDLESITAVNNGLRDFKSNVLFTSHDHQFIDTIANRIIDVKADGTIVDKQMSYDEYLSLS; this is translated from the coding sequence TTGATTAATGTAACTAACGTAAGCTTAAGATATGGTGACAAAAAACTATTTGAAGATGTAAATATTAAATTCACTCCTGGTAACTGTTATGGAGTTATAGGGGCAAATGGTGCTGGTAAAAGTACATTTTTAAAGATTCTTTCTGGAGAAGTTCAACCAAATACAGGTGAAATTTCTATTCCAAAAGATATTAGAATGTCTGTACTTAAACAAGACCACTACCAGTATGATAATTATTCTGTTCTTGAAACAGTAATAATGGGAAATGAAAGACTATATGAAATAATGAAAGAAAAAGATGAAATATATGCAAAACCTGATTTCACTGATGAAGATGGTATTAAAGCTTCTGAGCTTGAAGGGGAATTTGCTGAACTTAATGGATGGGAAGCTGAATCTGACGCTTCATCCTTACTACAAGGTTTAGGCGTTCCTACAGAACTTCATGATAAGCAAGTTTCAGAATTATCTGGTGGAGAAAAAGTTAAAGTATTATTGGCTCAAGCTTTGTTTGGAAACCCTGGTATACTAATCCTTGACGAGCCTACTAACCATCTTGATATTAAATCTGTGAACTGGTTAGAAGAGTTTTTAATAAACTTCGAAGGAACTGTTATAGTCGTATCCCATGATAGACACTTCTTAAACAAAGTGTGTACAAACATGGCTGACGTTGACTTTGGTAAAATCAAATTATATGTTGGTAACTACGATTTCTGGTATGAATCAAGCCAACTTGCTTTACAAATGGCTAAAGACCAGAACAAGAAAAAAGAAGAAAAAATTAAAGATCTTCAAGACTTTATTGCTAGATTTAGTGCCAATGCTTCTAAATCAAAACAAGCAACTTCACGTAAAAAGTTATTAGATAAAATTACTTTAGACGATATCCAGCCTTCTAGCAGAAGATATCCTTTTGTTGGTTTCAAACCTGAAAGAGAAGTTGGTAATGATATTTTAAGAGCTGAAGGAATTACAAAAACAATTGATGGGGTTAAAGTTCTTGATAATGTTAGCTTCATAGTTAACAAAGAGGATAAAATCGCTTTTGTTGGAGAAGAAATAGCTATAACAACTCTATTTAAAATAATAATGGGTGAAATGGAACCTGATGCTGGAGAATTCAAATGGGGAGTTACTATTACCAAAGCTTATTTCCCAAAAGACAACTCTGATTTCTTCAACGATGTAGATTTAAATCTTGTAGATTGGCTTAGACAATACTCTGATGAAAAATCAGAAAGTTACTTAAGAGGATTCTTAGGTAGAATGTTATTCTCTGGAGATGAAGCTTTAAAAGAAGCTAAGGTTCTTTCTGGAGGAGAAAAAGTAAGATGTATGTTATCTAAAATGATGTTAACTAATGCTAATGTACTTGTTTTAGATCAACCTACTAACCACTTAGATCTTGAATCAATTACAGCTGTTAATAATGGATTAAGAGACTTTAAGAGCAATGTATTATTTACATCACATGACCATCAATTTATAGATACAATTGCTAATAGAATTATAGATGTTAAAGCTGATGGAACTATCGTTGATAAGCAAATGTCTTATGATGAATATCTTTCACTAAGCTAA